CGTTTAAGTAGACATTAAAAATGATATCCCAGGTTGTTGCTCCTAAGCTTTGCGCTGCTTCAATTTTTCCGTGATCAACACTTTCTAAAGCCACCTGAACTTGACGAGCATAGAAGGGAAAAACTCCAAGTGATAATGGAACCAGTGCAGCATTCATACCGATCTGCGTTCCGACTATTAATTGGGTAAACGGAGCAATGAAGGCTAACAAAATAATAAACGGAATTGCCCGAAAAATTGAAACAATTTTATCACAAATATTAAACCAAAACTTATTTTGTCTAATTCCACCTTCTTTGGTTAAAACTAGAATTACTCCGAAGAGAATACCTAAAATGCCACCAAAGATTGCTGACCAAAAAGTCATAAATAAAGTTTGAAAAATACTAGTTCCCCAGCCAGTATCGCCGCCCCAGCCTAAGTTCACGACATTTGGAAAAATTTTACTAAACCAACTAATCATATAAATTCCCCTTTTCATTCAACCTAGTTACTGCTACTCCTTCTTCGGTTAAAAAGGCAACAGTCTGCTTCTGCTTATCGCTATCACCTTTGACCAAAACTAAAAGCGTACCGATTGGTTCATCATCTAGTAACTCGACGTTCCCATAAAGCATGCTAGTTTCGACACCAATCTGGCGGTAAAGGTCAATAATAATTGATTTGGTTACGTTAGCTAAACTATAAATAAGTTGGTAAATTGCTTCATGATCATTTAGCTTAGTTAAATTTAGCGACTCTAATGTGTTAATTACTTCTAGTGAGCCGCCTACAAAGCTCTTTGTTAAGCTGTTTTTCGGATGCAAGACTACATCACGTAGCGTACCGTTTTCAATGATTTTTCCTTGCTGCATTAAAGCAACTTTGTCACAAATCTTTTTAACTGCGCTCATTTCATGTGTAATCAAGACAATTGTAAGGTTGAGTTCTTCTTTTAATTTTTTCAGGAGGGTTAAAATCTGTTGGGTATTTTGCGGGTCAAGTGCACTAGTAGCTTCATCCGAAATGAGAATATCTGGTTCATTGGCTAAAGCACGTGCAATTGCAACCCTTTGCTGCTGCCCACCGGATAATTGAACCGGGTAAAAATCTGCCTTTTCCTTTAAATCAACTAATTCTAACAGTTTTAGGGATTTTTCCTCTATTTCCTTATCTTTTAAGCCAGAATGCTTTAAAGCAAAAGCAACATTTTCAACTACGGTAATTTCGTTAAGCAAGTTAAAGTTTTGAAAAATCATTCCGATTTTCCTACGCTCCAATTGCAGATTCTTGTTAGAAATCACCTGCTTACCGTCTTTGACAAAATCTGTGCCATTAACTTTAATGTTCCCAGCCGTTGGTTTTTGTAATAAATTAATTGTTCTAACTAAGGTTGACTTACCTGCCCCAGAAAAGCCAACAATAC
This genomic window from Lactobacillus panisapium contains:
- a CDS encoding methionine ABC transporter ATP-binding protein produces the protein MGIIELQHVNVDFADKKRKIVHAVHDVSLTVEKGDIYGIVGFSGAGKSTLVRTINLLQKPTAGNIKVNGTDFVKDGKQVISNKNLQLERRKIGMIFQNFNLLNEITVVENVAFALKHSGLKDKEIEEKSLKLLELVDLKEKADFYPVQLSGGQQQRVAIARALANEPDILISDEATSALDPQNTQQILTLLKKLKEELNLTIVLITHEMSAVKKICDKVALMQQGKIIENGTLRDVVLHPKNSLTKSFVGGSLEVINTLESLNLTKLNDHEAIYQLIYSLANVTKSIIIDLYRQIGVETSMLYGNVELLDDEPIGTLLVLVKGDSDKQKQTVAFLTEEGVAVTRLNEKGNLYD
- a CDS encoding methionine ABC transporter permease; translated protein: MISWFSKIFPNVVNLGWGGDTGWGTSIFQTLFMTFWSAIFGGILGILFGVILVLTKEGGIRQNKFWFNICDKIVSIFRAIPFIILLAFIAPFTQLIVGTQIGMNAALVPLSLGVFPFYARQVQVALESVDHGKIEAAQSLGATTWDIIFNVYLNEARSELARVSTVTIISLIGLTAMAGAIGSGGLGNTAISYGYQRFDNDVTFAATVLVIILIFIVQITGDFLAKKLNHQNR